Proteins encoded together in one Temnothorax longispinosus isolate EJ_2023e chromosome 5, Tlon_JGU_v1, whole genome shotgun sequence window:
- the Lap gene encoding uncharacterized protein Lap isoform X2 — MAGQTINDRLLAARHSIAGQGLAKSVCKATTEEMIGPKKKHLDYLIHCTNEPNVSIPQLANLLIERSQNTNWTVVFKALITVHHMMCYGNERFTQYLASSNSTFQLNNFLDKSGVQAGIRVGYDMSPFIRRYAKYLNEKALSYRTVAFDFCKVKRGKEDGTLRTMNAEKLLKTLPVLQSQLDALLEFDCTANDLTNGVINMAFMLLFRDLIRLFACYNDGIINLLEKYFDMNKKQCRDALDLYKKFLIRMDRVGEFLKVAENVGIDKGDIPDLTKAPSSLLDALEQHLASLEGKKGSAANTPTQSASNRTNVKSGVSALSSTSTAFGTAASNARLEQTGNGHIDEALRQQALAEEEAAMNQYKAKVQSPSSTSTNPFLSSPTNNANQPIVDLFGATSADSQQSSQKASDDLLQLAGNPFANMFGAQPAAGTAQPAAQMQNNMWMTNGTGFASTAPPANNNFVTDNSFSSVFGNQDQQSTGAPGTAASVPNPFMSDFPSLGTTGGQQVTNAGAFGLFDQNAGGVVGGESAQAAQTGTASAGDLFSAGQADLFGGDGSAAAAAMLRTPANGGDGDAAAAEVVASAAPSAAGKASSTATPPPRPPPPATAVAAANGAAPRGLSPTHGASHGRPAAAAAPAPSAGKSAFDDLNDSIRMALGGSPSRPAPMVQQQQAAVTAQQQPLQQQMPPAAAAGAGMFVMNDPATGQPMMTGAPIVGYGIPTQAQVPAGYGSPAKQPMSAAGQPVGAANTGKVLTGDLDSSLASLAQNLTINKSAQQQVKGMQWNSPKNAAKTGGSAGGWSPQPMAATTGAGYRPMGQGMTQLLPTTTTTIGFPSQPAMMGMQGMPMGMQGMQGMRPMMCTIPGASAAGGGMMVAGGAAPMMAMPGANPMMAGPNLQQQHPQPQPAAAAQPQGNAVQLDPFGAL; from the exons ATTTAATCCATTGCACCAATGAGCCGAACGTCTCCATACCGCAGCTCGCTAATCTCCTGATAGAACGCTCGCAGAACACAAACTGGACGGTAGTCTTTAAGGCCCTGATCACCGTGCACCACATGATGTGCTATGGCAACGAG AGGTTCACGCAGTATCTCGCGTCCAGCAACAGCACGTTTCAGCTTAACAATTTCCTGGACAAGAGCGGCGTACAAG CAGGAATACGCGTGG GATATGACATGTCACCCTTCATCAGGCGCTACGCCAAATACCTCAACGAGAAGGCTCTCTCCTACAGGACGGTAGCGTTTGACTTTTGCAAAGTGAAAAGAGG GAAGGAGGACGGCACTCTACGCACAATGAACGCCGAGAAACTCCTGAAAACTTTGCCGGTACTGCAGTCGCAACTCGACGCACTGCTGGAATTCGATTGCACGGCTAACGACCTCACGAATGGCGTCATAAACATGGCCTTCATGCTCCTCTTTCGAGATCTTATCCGGTTATTCGCCTGCTATAATGATGGCATCATTAATCTGTTAG AGAAATATTTCGACATGAACAAGAAACAATGTCGAGACGCTTTAGATCTTTACAAGAAGTTCCTCATACGCATGGACAGGGTCGGGGAATTTCTGAAAGTGGCGGAA aaTGTTGGCATCGATAAAGGAGACATACCAGATCTGACAAAG GCACCAAGCAGTTTATTGGATGCCTTAGAGCAACATCTCGCTTCCCTGGAAGGAAAGAAAGGATCTGCCGCGAATACGCCAACGCAATCAGCAAG CAATAGAACCAATGTAAAGTCGGGAGTGTCCGCCCTGTCTTCCACCAGTACCGCGTTCGGAACAGCAGCCAGCAATGCGCGGCTCGAGCAAACCGGGAACGGCCACATCGACGAGGCGTTGCGACAGCAAGCTCTCGCGGAAGAGGAAGCCGCCATGAATCAATACAAG GCAAAAGTACAATCGCCGTCAAGTACTAGCACGAATCCCTTCCTCAGTTCGCCGACCAATAACGCTAACCAACCGATAGTGGATTTGTTCGGCGCAACATCAGCCGACAGCCAG CAATCTTCTCAGAAGGCGTCGGACGATCTGCTGCAGCTGGCAGGCAATCCGTTCGCGAACATGTTTGGGGCGCAACCGGCCGCAGGAACCGCGCAGCCCGCCGCTCAGATGCAGAACAACATGTGGATGACCAACGGTACTG gtTTCGCGTCAACTGCGCCACCGGCAAATAATAACTTTGTTACAGATAATAGTTTTTCCTCCGTATTCGGAAATCAAGATCAACAATCCA CTGGTGCCCCAGGAACGGCCGCGTCCGTACCTAATCCCTTCATGTCCGATTTCCCGTCCCTCGGTACCACTGGTGGGCAACAGGTGACGAACGCGGGCGCTTTCGGGCTCTTCGATCAGAATGCCGGCGGTGTTGTTGGCGGTGAATCGGCGCAGGCAGCGCAAACGGGGACGGCGTCAGCCGGAGACCTTTTCAGTGCCGGTCAAGCGGATCTCTTCGGGGGTGACGggtccgccgccgccgccgcgatgCTGAGGACCCCCGCGAACGGCGGCGACGGGGATGCTGCGGCGGCCGAGGTGGTGGCGTCGGCGGCACCTTCTGCCGCCGGGAAGGCATCGTCCACGGCTACGCCGCCACCTAGACCACCGCCACCTGCGACCGCTGTTGCCGCCGCGAACGGTGCCGCACCGCGTGGATTGTCTCCGACCCACGGAGCGTCACATGGTAGGCCAGCGGCGGCAGCGGCCCCGGCCCCCTCTGCTGGCAAGAGCGCCTTCGACGATCTCAACGACAGTATCCGCATGGCACTGGGTGGGTCTCCGTCGCGGCCGGCGCCCATGGTGCAGCAGCAGCAAGCTGCGGTGACCGCGCAACAACAGCCGCTGCAACAACAAATGCCgccggcagcggcggcgggcGCCGGTATGTTCGTTATGAACGATCCCGCGACCGGGCAACCCATGATGACCGGTGCGCCGATCGTCGGCTACGGTATCCCTACCCAAGCCCAAGTCCCCGCGGGGTACGGTTCGCCGGCAAAGCAGCCGATGTCAG cCGCGGGGCAACCGGTCGGTGCAGCTAACACCGGCAAGGTCCTGACCGGAGATTTGGACAGCAGTCTAGCCAGCCTTGCGCAAAATTTAACCATCAATAAGAGCGCGCAGCAGCAAGTCAA AGGAATGCAGTGGAACTCACCGAAAAATGCTGCAAAAACAGGCGGTTCGGCCGGCGGATGGTCACCGCAGCCAATGGCAGCTACTACTGGCGCCGGATATCGGCCCATG GGCCAGGGAATGACGCAATTGCTACCTACGACCACCACGACTATAGGTTTTCCCTCGCAGCCCGCGATGATG GGTATGCAAGGTATGCCGATGGGCATGCAGGGTATGCAGGGTATGAGGCCGATGATGTGTACTATCCCAGGTGCTTCCGCCGCCGGTGGCGGTATGATGGTTGCGGGAGGAGCTGCGCCCATGATGGCCATGCCCGGCGCGAATCCCATGATGGCTGGTCCTAATTTACAACAGCAGCATCCTCAACCTCAACCCGCTGCAGCAGCTCAGCCACAAGGCAATGCTGTCCAACTCGATCCCTTTGGCGCTCTGTGA
- the Lap gene encoding uncharacterized protein Lap isoform X20, whose product MAGQTINDRLLAARHSIAGQGLAKSVCKATTEEMIGPKKKHLDYLIHCTNEPNVSIPQLANLLIERSQNTNWTVVFKALITVHHMMCYGNERFTQYLASSNSTFQLNNFLDKSGVQAGIRVGYDMSPFIRRYAKYLNEKALSYRTVAFDFCKVKRGKEDGTLRTMNAEKLLKTLPVLQSQLDALLEFDCTANDLTNGVINMAFMLLFRDLIRLFACYNDGIINLLEKYFDMNKKQCRDALDLYKKFLIRMDRVGEFLKVAENVGIDKGDIPDLTKAPSSLLDALEQHLASLEGKKGSAANTPTQSASSNRTNVKSGVSALSSTSTAFGTAASNARLEQTGNGHIDEALRQQALAEEEAAMNQYKAKVQSPSSTSTNPFLSSPTNNANQPIVDLFGATSADSQQSSQKASDDLLQLAGNPFANMFGAQPAAGTAQPAAQMQNNMWMTNGTGFASTAPPANNNFVTDNSFSSVFGNQDQQSTGAPGTAASVPNPFMSDFPSLGTTGGQQVTNAGAFGLFDQNAGGVVGGESAQAAQTGTASAGDLFSAGQADLFGGDGSAAAAAMLRTPANGGDGDAAAAEVVASAAPSAAGKASSTATPPPRPPPPATAVAAANGAAPRGLSPTHGASHGRPAAAAAPAPSAGKSAFDDLNDSIRMALGGSPSRPAPMVQQQQAAVTAQQQPLQQQMPPAAAAGAGMFVMNDPATGQPMMTGAPIVGYGIPTQAQVPAGYGSPAKQPMSAAGQPVGAANTGKVLTGDLDSSLASLAQNLTINKSAQQQVKGMQWNSPKNAAKTGGSAGGWSPQPMAATTGAGYRPMDSKWN is encoded by the exons ATTTAATCCATTGCACCAATGAGCCGAACGTCTCCATACCGCAGCTCGCTAATCTCCTGATAGAACGCTCGCAGAACACAAACTGGACGGTAGTCTTTAAGGCCCTGATCACCGTGCACCACATGATGTGCTATGGCAACGAG AGGTTCACGCAGTATCTCGCGTCCAGCAACAGCACGTTTCAGCTTAACAATTTCCTGGACAAGAGCGGCGTACAAG CAGGAATACGCGTGG GATATGACATGTCACCCTTCATCAGGCGCTACGCCAAATACCTCAACGAGAAGGCTCTCTCCTACAGGACGGTAGCGTTTGACTTTTGCAAAGTGAAAAGAGG GAAGGAGGACGGCACTCTACGCACAATGAACGCCGAGAAACTCCTGAAAACTTTGCCGGTACTGCAGTCGCAACTCGACGCACTGCTGGAATTCGATTGCACGGCTAACGACCTCACGAATGGCGTCATAAACATGGCCTTCATGCTCCTCTTTCGAGATCTTATCCGGTTATTCGCCTGCTATAATGATGGCATCATTAATCTGTTAG AGAAATATTTCGACATGAACAAGAAACAATGTCGAGACGCTTTAGATCTTTACAAGAAGTTCCTCATACGCATGGACAGGGTCGGGGAATTTCTGAAAGTGGCGGAA aaTGTTGGCATCGATAAAGGAGACATACCAGATCTGACAAAG GCACCAAGCAGTTTATTGGATGCCTTAGAGCAACATCTCGCTTCCCTGGAAGGAAAGAAAGGATCTGCCGCGAATACGCCAACGCAATCAGCAAG CAGCAATAGAACCAATGTAAAGTCGGGAGTGTCCGCCCTGTCTTCCACCAGTACCGCGTTCGGAACAGCAGCCAGCAATGCGCGGCTCGAGCAAACCGGGAACGGCCACATCGACGAGGCGTTGCGACAGCAAGCTCTCGCGGAAGAGGAAGCCGCCATGAATCAATACAAG GCAAAAGTACAATCGCCGTCAAGTACTAGCACGAATCCCTTCCTCAGTTCGCCGACCAATAACGCTAACCAACCGATAGTGGATTTGTTCGGCGCAACATCAGCCGACAGCCAG CAATCTTCTCAGAAGGCGTCGGACGATCTGCTGCAGCTGGCAGGCAATCCGTTCGCGAACATGTTTGGGGCGCAACCGGCCGCAGGAACCGCGCAGCCCGCCGCTCAGATGCAGAACAACATGTGGATGACCAACGGTACTG gtTTCGCGTCAACTGCGCCACCGGCAAATAATAACTTTGTTACAGATAATAGTTTTTCCTCCGTATTCGGAAATCAAGATCAACAATCCA CTGGTGCCCCAGGAACGGCCGCGTCCGTACCTAATCCCTTCATGTCCGATTTCCCGTCCCTCGGTACCACTGGTGGGCAACAGGTGACGAACGCGGGCGCTTTCGGGCTCTTCGATCAGAATGCCGGCGGTGTTGTTGGCGGTGAATCGGCGCAGGCAGCGCAAACGGGGACGGCGTCAGCCGGAGACCTTTTCAGTGCCGGTCAAGCGGATCTCTTCGGGGGTGACGggtccgccgccgccgccgcgatgCTGAGGACCCCCGCGAACGGCGGCGACGGGGATGCTGCGGCGGCCGAGGTGGTGGCGTCGGCGGCACCTTCTGCCGCCGGGAAGGCATCGTCCACGGCTACGCCGCCACCTAGACCACCGCCACCTGCGACCGCTGTTGCCGCCGCGAACGGTGCCGCACCGCGTGGATTGTCTCCGACCCACGGAGCGTCACATGGTAGGCCAGCGGCGGCAGCGGCCCCGGCCCCCTCTGCTGGCAAGAGCGCCTTCGACGATCTCAACGACAGTATCCGCATGGCACTGGGTGGGTCTCCGTCGCGGCCGGCGCCCATGGTGCAGCAGCAGCAAGCTGCGGTGACCGCGCAACAACAGCCGCTGCAACAACAAATGCCgccggcagcggcggcgggcGCCGGTATGTTCGTTATGAACGATCCCGCGACCGGGCAACCCATGATGACCGGTGCGCCGATCGTCGGCTACGGTATCCCTACCCAAGCCCAAGTCCCCGCGGGGTACGGTTCGCCGGCAAAGCAGCCGATGTCAG cCGCGGGGCAACCGGTCGGTGCAGCTAACACCGGCAAGGTCCTGACCGGAGATTTGGACAGCAGTCTAGCCAGCCTTGCGCAAAATTTAACCATCAATAAGAGCGCGCAGCAGCAAGTCAA AGGAATGCAGTGGAACTCACCGAAAAATGCTGCAAAAACAGGCGGTTCGGCCGGCGGATGGTCACCGCAGCCAATGGCAGCTACTACTGGCGCCGGATATCGGCCCATG GATTCCAAATGGAATTAA
- the Lap gene encoding uncharacterized protein Lap isoform X18, whose protein sequence is MAGQTINDRLLAARHSIAGQGLAKSVCKATTEEMIGPKKKHLDYLIHCTNEPNVSIPQLANLLIERSQNTNWTVVFKALITVHHMMCYGNERFTQYLASSNSTFQLNNFLDKSGVQAGIRVGYDMSPFIRRYAKYLNEKALSYRTVAFDFCKVKRGKEDGTLRTMNAEKLLKTLPVLQSQLDALLEFDCTANDLTNGVINMAFMLLFRDLIRLFACYNDGIINLLEKYFDMNKKQCRDALDLYKKFLIRMDRVGEFLKVAENVGIDKGDIPDLTKAPSSLLDALEQHLASLEGKKGSAANTPTQSASSNRTNVKSGVSALSSTSTAFGTAASNARLEQTGNGHIDEALRQQALAEEEAAMNQYKAKVQSPSSTSTNPFLSSPTNNANQPIVDLFGATSADSQQSSQKASDDLLQLAGNPFANMFGAQPAAGTAQPAAQMQNNMWMTNGTGFASTAPPANNNFVTDNSFSSVFGNQDQQSTGAPGTAASVPNPFMSDFPSLGTTGGQQVTNAGAFGLFDQNAGGVVGGESAQAAQTGTASAGDLFSAGQADLFGGDGSAAAAAMLRTPANGGDGDAAAAEVVASAAPSAAGKASSTATPPPRPPPPATAVAAANGAAPRGLSPTHGASHGRPAAAAAPAPSAGKSAFDDLNDSIRMALGGSPSRPAPMVQQQQAAVTAQQQPLQQQMPPAAAAGAGMFVMNDPATGQPMMTGAPIVGYGIPTQAQVPAGYGSPAKQPMSAAGQPVGAANTGKVLTGDLDSSLASLAQNLTINKSAQQQVKGMQWNSPKNAAKTGGSAGGWSPQPMAATTGAGYRPMGQGMTQLLPTTTTTIGFPSQPAMMDSKWN, encoded by the exons ATTTAATCCATTGCACCAATGAGCCGAACGTCTCCATACCGCAGCTCGCTAATCTCCTGATAGAACGCTCGCAGAACACAAACTGGACGGTAGTCTTTAAGGCCCTGATCACCGTGCACCACATGATGTGCTATGGCAACGAG AGGTTCACGCAGTATCTCGCGTCCAGCAACAGCACGTTTCAGCTTAACAATTTCCTGGACAAGAGCGGCGTACAAG CAGGAATACGCGTGG GATATGACATGTCACCCTTCATCAGGCGCTACGCCAAATACCTCAACGAGAAGGCTCTCTCCTACAGGACGGTAGCGTTTGACTTTTGCAAAGTGAAAAGAGG GAAGGAGGACGGCACTCTACGCACAATGAACGCCGAGAAACTCCTGAAAACTTTGCCGGTACTGCAGTCGCAACTCGACGCACTGCTGGAATTCGATTGCACGGCTAACGACCTCACGAATGGCGTCATAAACATGGCCTTCATGCTCCTCTTTCGAGATCTTATCCGGTTATTCGCCTGCTATAATGATGGCATCATTAATCTGTTAG AGAAATATTTCGACATGAACAAGAAACAATGTCGAGACGCTTTAGATCTTTACAAGAAGTTCCTCATACGCATGGACAGGGTCGGGGAATTTCTGAAAGTGGCGGAA aaTGTTGGCATCGATAAAGGAGACATACCAGATCTGACAAAG GCACCAAGCAGTTTATTGGATGCCTTAGAGCAACATCTCGCTTCCCTGGAAGGAAAGAAAGGATCTGCCGCGAATACGCCAACGCAATCAGCAAG CAGCAATAGAACCAATGTAAAGTCGGGAGTGTCCGCCCTGTCTTCCACCAGTACCGCGTTCGGAACAGCAGCCAGCAATGCGCGGCTCGAGCAAACCGGGAACGGCCACATCGACGAGGCGTTGCGACAGCAAGCTCTCGCGGAAGAGGAAGCCGCCATGAATCAATACAAG GCAAAAGTACAATCGCCGTCAAGTACTAGCACGAATCCCTTCCTCAGTTCGCCGACCAATAACGCTAACCAACCGATAGTGGATTTGTTCGGCGCAACATCAGCCGACAGCCAG CAATCTTCTCAGAAGGCGTCGGACGATCTGCTGCAGCTGGCAGGCAATCCGTTCGCGAACATGTTTGGGGCGCAACCGGCCGCAGGAACCGCGCAGCCCGCCGCTCAGATGCAGAACAACATGTGGATGACCAACGGTACTG gtTTCGCGTCAACTGCGCCACCGGCAAATAATAACTTTGTTACAGATAATAGTTTTTCCTCCGTATTCGGAAATCAAGATCAACAATCCA CTGGTGCCCCAGGAACGGCCGCGTCCGTACCTAATCCCTTCATGTCCGATTTCCCGTCCCTCGGTACCACTGGTGGGCAACAGGTGACGAACGCGGGCGCTTTCGGGCTCTTCGATCAGAATGCCGGCGGTGTTGTTGGCGGTGAATCGGCGCAGGCAGCGCAAACGGGGACGGCGTCAGCCGGAGACCTTTTCAGTGCCGGTCAAGCGGATCTCTTCGGGGGTGACGggtccgccgccgccgccgcgatgCTGAGGACCCCCGCGAACGGCGGCGACGGGGATGCTGCGGCGGCCGAGGTGGTGGCGTCGGCGGCACCTTCTGCCGCCGGGAAGGCATCGTCCACGGCTACGCCGCCACCTAGACCACCGCCACCTGCGACCGCTGTTGCCGCCGCGAACGGTGCCGCACCGCGTGGATTGTCTCCGACCCACGGAGCGTCACATGGTAGGCCAGCGGCGGCAGCGGCCCCGGCCCCCTCTGCTGGCAAGAGCGCCTTCGACGATCTCAACGACAGTATCCGCATGGCACTGGGTGGGTCTCCGTCGCGGCCGGCGCCCATGGTGCAGCAGCAGCAAGCTGCGGTGACCGCGCAACAACAGCCGCTGCAACAACAAATGCCgccggcagcggcggcgggcGCCGGTATGTTCGTTATGAACGATCCCGCGACCGGGCAACCCATGATGACCGGTGCGCCGATCGTCGGCTACGGTATCCCTACCCAAGCCCAAGTCCCCGCGGGGTACGGTTCGCCGGCAAAGCAGCCGATGTCAG cCGCGGGGCAACCGGTCGGTGCAGCTAACACCGGCAAGGTCCTGACCGGAGATTTGGACAGCAGTCTAGCCAGCCTTGCGCAAAATTTAACCATCAATAAGAGCGCGCAGCAGCAAGTCAA AGGAATGCAGTGGAACTCACCGAAAAATGCTGCAAAAACAGGCGGTTCGGCCGGCGGATGGTCACCGCAGCCAATGGCAGCTACTACTGGCGCCGGATATCGGCCCATG GGCCAGGGAATGACGCAATTGCTACCTACGACCACCACGACTATAGGTTTTCCCTCGCAGCCCGCGATGATG GATTCCAAATGGAATTAA
- the Lap gene encoding uncharacterized protein Lap isoform X7, translating to MAGQTINDRLLAARHSIAGQGLAKSVCKATTEEMIGPKKKHLDYLIHCTNEPNVSIPQLANLLIERSQNTNWTVVFKALITVHHMMCYGNERFTQYLASSNSTFQLNNFLDKSGVQAGIRVGYDMSPFIRRYAKYLNEKALSYRTVAFDFCKVKRGKEDGTLRTMNAEKLLKTLPVLQSQLDALLEFDCTANDLTNGVINMAFMLLFRDLIRLFACYNDGIINLLEKYFDMNKKQCRDALDLYKKFLIRMDRVGEFLKVAENVGIDKGDIPDLTKAPSSLLDALEQHLASLEGKKGSAANTPTQSASSNRTNVKSGVSALSSTSTAFGTAASNARLEQTGNGHIDEALRQQALAEEEAAMNQYKAKVQSPSSTSTNPFLSSPTNNANQPIVDLFGATSADSQASDDLLQLAGNPFANMFGAQPAAGTAQPAAQMQNNMWMTNGTGFASTAPPANNNFVTDNSFSSVFGNQDQQSTGAPGTAASVPNPFMSDFPSLGTTGGQQVTNAGAFGLFDQNAGGVVGGESAQAAQTGTASAGDLFSAGQADLFGGDGSAAAAAMLRTPANGGDGDAAAAEVVASAAPSAAGKASSTATPPPRPPPPATAVAAANGAAPRGLSPTHGASHGRPAAAAAPAPSAGKSAFDDLNDSIRMALGGSPSRPAPMVQQQQAAVTAQQQPLQQQMPPAAAAGAGMFVMNDPATGQPMMTGAPIVGYGIPTQAQVPAGYGSPAKQPMSAAGQPVGAANTGKVLTGDLDSSLASLAQNLTINKSAQQQVKGMQWNSPKNAAKTGGSAGGWSPQPMAATTGAGYRPMGQGMTQLLPTTTTTIGFPSQPAMMGMQGMPMGMQGMQGMRPMMCTIPGASAAGGGMMVAGGAAPMMAMPGANPMMAGPNLQQQHPQPQPAAAAQPQGNAVQLDPFGAL from the exons ATTTAATCCATTGCACCAATGAGCCGAACGTCTCCATACCGCAGCTCGCTAATCTCCTGATAGAACGCTCGCAGAACACAAACTGGACGGTAGTCTTTAAGGCCCTGATCACCGTGCACCACATGATGTGCTATGGCAACGAG AGGTTCACGCAGTATCTCGCGTCCAGCAACAGCACGTTTCAGCTTAACAATTTCCTGGACAAGAGCGGCGTACAAG CAGGAATACGCGTGG GATATGACATGTCACCCTTCATCAGGCGCTACGCCAAATACCTCAACGAGAAGGCTCTCTCCTACAGGACGGTAGCGTTTGACTTTTGCAAAGTGAAAAGAGG GAAGGAGGACGGCACTCTACGCACAATGAACGCCGAGAAACTCCTGAAAACTTTGCCGGTACTGCAGTCGCAACTCGACGCACTGCTGGAATTCGATTGCACGGCTAACGACCTCACGAATGGCGTCATAAACATGGCCTTCATGCTCCTCTTTCGAGATCTTATCCGGTTATTCGCCTGCTATAATGATGGCATCATTAATCTGTTAG AGAAATATTTCGACATGAACAAGAAACAATGTCGAGACGCTTTAGATCTTTACAAGAAGTTCCTCATACGCATGGACAGGGTCGGGGAATTTCTGAAAGTGGCGGAA aaTGTTGGCATCGATAAAGGAGACATACCAGATCTGACAAAG GCACCAAGCAGTTTATTGGATGCCTTAGAGCAACATCTCGCTTCCCTGGAAGGAAAGAAAGGATCTGCCGCGAATACGCCAACGCAATCAGCAAG CAGCAATAGAACCAATGTAAAGTCGGGAGTGTCCGCCCTGTCTTCCACCAGTACCGCGTTCGGAACAGCAGCCAGCAATGCGCGGCTCGAGCAAACCGGGAACGGCCACATCGACGAGGCGTTGCGACAGCAAGCTCTCGCGGAAGAGGAAGCCGCCATGAATCAATACAAG GCAAAAGTACAATCGCCGTCAAGTACTAGCACGAATCCCTTCCTCAGTTCGCCGACCAATAACGCTAACCAACCGATAGTGGATTTGTTCGGCGCAACATCAGCCGACAGCCAG GCGTCGGACGATCTGCTGCAGCTGGCAGGCAATCCGTTCGCGAACATGTTTGGGGCGCAACCGGCCGCAGGAACCGCGCAGCCCGCCGCTCAGATGCAGAACAACATGTGGATGACCAACGGTACTG gtTTCGCGTCAACTGCGCCACCGGCAAATAATAACTTTGTTACAGATAATAGTTTTTCCTCCGTATTCGGAAATCAAGATCAACAATCCA CTGGTGCCCCAGGAACGGCCGCGTCCGTACCTAATCCCTTCATGTCCGATTTCCCGTCCCTCGGTACCACTGGTGGGCAACAGGTGACGAACGCGGGCGCTTTCGGGCTCTTCGATCAGAATGCCGGCGGTGTTGTTGGCGGTGAATCGGCGCAGGCAGCGCAAACGGGGACGGCGTCAGCCGGAGACCTTTTCAGTGCCGGTCAAGCGGATCTCTTCGGGGGTGACGggtccgccgccgccgccgcgatgCTGAGGACCCCCGCGAACGGCGGCGACGGGGATGCTGCGGCGGCCGAGGTGGTGGCGTCGGCGGCACCTTCTGCCGCCGGGAAGGCATCGTCCACGGCTACGCCGCCACCTAGACCACCGCCACCTGCGACCGCTGTTGCCGCCGCGAACGGTGCCGCACCGCGTGGATTGTCTCCGACCCACGGAGCGTCACATGGTAGGCCAGCGGCGGCAGCGGCCCCGGCCCCCTCTGCTGGCAAGAGCGCCTTCGACGATCTCAACGACAGTATCCGCATGGCACTGGGTGGGTCTCCGTCGCGGCCGGCGCCCATGGTGCAGCAGCAGCAAGCTGCGGTGACCGCGCAACAACAGCCGCTGCAACAACAAATGCCgccggcagcggcggcgggcGCCGGTATGTTCGTTATGAACGATCCCGCGACCGGGCAACCCATGATGACCGGTGCGCCGATCGTCGGCTACGGTATCCCTACCCAAGCCCAAGTCCCCGCGGGGTACGGTTCGCCGGCAAAGCAGCCGATGTCAG cCGCGGGGCAACCGGTCGGTGCAGCTAACACCGGCAAGGTCCTGACCGGAGATTTGGACAGCAGTCTAGCCAGCCTTGCGCAAAATTTAACCATCAATAAGAGCGCGCAGCAGCAAGTCAA AGGAATGCAGTGGAACTCACCGAAAAATGCTGCAAAAACAGGCGGTTCGGCCGGCGGATGGTCACCGCAGCCAATGGCAGCTACTACTGGCGCCGGATATCGGCCCATG GGCCAGGGAATGACGCAATTGCTACCTACGACCACCACGACTATAGGTTTTCCCTCGCAGCCCGCGATGATG GGTATGCAAGGTATGCCGATGGGCATGCAGGGTATGCAGGGTATGAGGCCGATGATGTGTACTATCCCAGGTGCTTCCGCCGCCGGTGGCGGTATGATGGTTGCGGGAGGAGCTGCGCCCATGATGGCCATGCCCGGCGCGAATCCCATGATGGCTGGTCCTAATTTACAACAGCAGCATCCTCAACCTCAACCCGCTGCAGCAGCTCAGCCACAAGGCAATGCTGTCCAACTCGATCCCTTTGGCGCTCTGTGA